ACGGACTAAGATATCTGGATAAGCAGCAAGCTTAGATAAGATCTCAGTTTCAGCATCAAGTTCTAAACGATTGGCTTGTTCACGTGCCGCAACAGCATCAAAACTGATCCCCGTAGAAGCTGCTTTTTCTAACATACGGCAAATACGTGCATGGGCATATTGAATGTAATACACCGCATTGTCTTTGCTTTGTGAAACAGCAAGGTCAAGGTCAAAGTCGATGTGTTGTTCAGACTTACGCATCACATAGTAGAAACGTGCAGCATCGTTACCCACTTCTTTACGTAGATCACGTAAAGTCACGAACTGACCCGAACGCGATGACATTTGTACCATCTCGCCACCACGCCATAAGCTCACGAACTGAACCAAAAGTACAGTCAGTTTCTTCGAGTCATAGCCCATGGCATCAATCGCTGCTTTGACACGTGAGATATAACCGTGGTGGTCAGAACCCCAAATATCAATCAGGTCGGTATAGCCGCGTTGTAGTTTATTCAAGTGATAAGCAATGTCAGAAGCAAAGTAAGTGGTTTGACCATTACGACGTTTCACCACACGGTCTTTTTCATCACCGAACTCAGTTGATTTAAACCAGATGTTACCGTCTTTTTCATAGAGGTAACCACGTTGGTCTAATGTCTCCAGTGCCTCATCAATTTTGTCAGTTAAAGAGTCTTCACTGAACCATTTGTCAAAGGTCACGCCAAAGTCAGCCAAGTCATCTTTGATGTCATCTAAGATGGCGTGCAAAGCTGCTTGATGGAAAACACGGTAGTCTGCACCCAAGTGTTGTTGTGAGTTTGCGATCAAACCATCAATGTGCTTTTCTTTGTCGCCAGAAAGGACAACTTTGTTGCCTTCTGCATCGAGTTCTTCAGCGTATTGAACATCTTCTGGTACATCTTTATAAATGTCAGCAACAGTACGAACATGTGCATTGCCATCTTTATCAATAATTTCTTGAGCGATTTCTTTAACGTAGTCGCCTTGGTAGGCATTTTTAGGGAAAACTAAAGTTTGTCCCGTCAATTCTAAATAACGTAAATAAGTTGAAGTCGCCAAAATGTCCATTTGACGGCCTGCATCATTGACATAGTATTCACGATCAACGGTTGCACCTGTTGCTTCTAATAGGTTTGCAACGGTCATACCATATGCTGCGCCACGCCCATGTCCGACATGCAGACTAGAGGTTGGGTTGGCAGAGACAAACTCGACTTGGATCTTTTTAGCTGCATTGGCTTGACTACGACCATAGTCATTTTTTTGTGCTTGGATTTGATCAAGCACGGCATAGCGTTGGTCTGCATTTAAAAAGAAGTTAATAAAACCCGGACCTGCAATTTCTGCTTTGGTAATGTCAGCCACTTCAGGCAGGGCTGCCAAGATTTTTTCAGCAAGATCACGTGGTTTCATGCCAGCAGCTTTGGAGCCGATCATGGCGATATTTGAAGCAAAGTCTCCGTGACTTCGGTCTTTGGTACGGGTTAAATGGCTCGTGTTGGTCCAATCGGAAGGAAGTACACCTTGCTGTTGCAGGGTTTGTACCGCATGATCAAGAGCTGCTTGTATTGCCGTATTCATAGTTACCGAAAATAAATGTCGCGGAAAAACGAACAATATAGCAAACTTTATCGGCTTAGGGGGAGTGGGATTGATCTGGAATTAACATATTCCTATAAAACTTTTTAAGTTCATGTTTTTAAGTTGTGTGTTGAAGATGCTATACCTTTGATAGATATAGCATCTTGGTCTTTTAGTCTTCTAAAATCTGTTCTAATAATTCATCGCTTGGCGCGAAGTAATAAGCACCATCAATCGCAGTGGTAAAATGCAATAAGCGATCATGAATGCCATCACCTGTTGTCCCAAACATACGTTTCAGCATCTCGTCAATAATGCTTAAATTGTTGGTGTAAGCGACAAAGAACAAGCCTTGCTCACCTTTGCCATCACCATAAGGCAAGCTGTGGCGCAAGATTTCCATTTCTTCCCCCTCGTCATCTTCCACGACGGTACGTGCGACATGCGAGTTCTGTGGTTTGATGTCATCATCCAGTTCAATTGACTCGAGTTTGGTCCGACCAAACACATGCTCTTGCGCATCAACTTTCAGTTGTTGCCATTTTGCTAGGTCATGGATATAGCGTTGTGCAAAGATAAAGCTACCATCAGCAAATGCCTCTGCCTCCTCAGGAAGTAGGGCCGCTTCAGCGCGGTCATCCGGGAATTGCGGATTCTCCGTTCCGTCAATAAAGCCAGTCATGTCACGACCATCAAAGAAGCGGAAACATGCGCGTTCCTCCAAGACTTCGACTTTATCCTGAATACCACTAAAGAAGGCTTGGCTCATGGCAAAGCAAATATCAGCACGGGCACTGGCAATATGAATAAATACATCAGCGGGTACCACAGGCATCTGAAACGCACCCTGTTGTGGGTCAAGTTGCTTAAAACCTTCAGGCGTTTGGGCATAAAGTTTTGCCCACAGTTCAGGGCCAAAAGCGATCGCTGTTTTGATTTGGTCATTCGGGTGTTGCGTGATCAAGCGGTCACGCGTCGAAAGTAGCGCTTCAATCTGTTGTTTTAATTCAGCAATGCTTAAATCTTTTAAACGTAAAACAATAAAGCGGGCATGATCAGAAGGTAATGGAAGAATGACAGATTGCGCAGTCATTAAAATCTCCTTAGTTATTTTTAAGGGGCAAAAGAATAATTGTGCCTGATGTTATGAGGACTGAGTAGCTGGTTTGTTAAATTTTCTTGCCTAAAATATCATCACGATGCGTTGATAAAACGGTATAATTCAACTTTTATTGTTCAACGCTGTTGCTATGTCTGTGCAGGTTTGGTTTGCTTTTATGTTGGCGTGCTGGGTGATTAGTGTCTCACCGGGTGCTGGCGCAATTGCCTCAATGTCGAGTGGGCTGAACTATGGCTTTCGACATGGTTATTGGAATGCGATTGGTTTGCAAGTCGCATTGATTATTCAAATCCTGATTGTTGCGGCAGGTGTCGGTGTCCTATTTGCGACCACGCCTTGGGCTTTTCAGGTGGTAAAATGGTTCGGGGTGATCTATTTATTGTACTTGGCTTATACACAGTGGAAAGCACCGATTCAGAGCATCGAAATTCAGCACGAACAGAATGATAAATCTGCTTTAGCTTTAGTATTTAAAGGCTTTGTGGTGAATATGAGCAACCCCAAAGCAATCGTGTTTTTATTGGCTGTTTTGCCACAATTTTTGGACTTGAATCGACCACAGTGGCTGCAATACCTCATTATGGCGGTCACGATGGTGACGATTGATTTGATTGTCATGGCAGGCTATACCGGACTGGCATCGAAAGTATTAAGACTGCTTCGTTCGCCGACACAGCAAAAATACTTAAATCGTGGTTTTGCGGTGATGTTTAGTTGTGCAGCCTTATTATTGAGCGCCATTCAGCAATCTAGCTAAACCTTGTTAGGCCGATTGAGACTGGCTTTTGAGTTTCTGTACGATAAAAATGGCAGCAAAACACAGTGCCATGCACAACACAATGCTCAGGCCTGTTGAAATATTTAAGGCAGCACTTGACCATAGGCCAACTGTGACGCCAAGCTGTGCCAGAATAAAGGCCCAGACCACCATCTGTTTGGGAGAGTGCGCCAGTAAGCGTGCGCTAAGTGCTGGAATCACCAACAGTGCACCCATTAATAATGAACCCACTGCACGTAAAGCCAGTACCGTAAACAATGCCAATAACAACATAAAGATCAGGCGTTGCCAATTGGCACTGACGCCTTCACTCATAGCAATATCAGGATCAATCGCAATTTGAATTTGTGCTGACCAAGAGCGATACAGTACGATCAATGCGGCGATGATGACCACGGCAAACATCGGTAAATCAGACCATTCGATACTGAGTAAATCACCGAATAAATAGCTGAGCAATTCAGGGCGTAGGCTTGGCACTTGCTGAATCAAGAGTAAGCCTGAGCAGAGTAGGGTCGCAGAGCTTAAAGCGAGCAAGGCATCATTGGGTAGGCGAGAGTCATGCAGCACCCACAGCAATGCAACCAGTAACAGCGCCAGACAGGCAACACCCAACCAGAAAGGTAAATTTAAAATACCTGCAACTGCGACCCCTAGTAGGGTGCCGTGAGCCATGGTATCGGCAAAAAAAGACATTCTGCGCCACAGCATTAGGCAACCGAGTGGAGCGGTCAGAAAAACCAGCAATGACCCCATGATCCAAGCAGGTAGGAGGAGTTGTAACCATTCCATCATGGCTTAGACCTTTGGCTCTGGGTGAATGTGTGGACGTGGATCGTGAGAACACGGTTCGGCATGATCACTATGCCCACAGTGATTATGGTGATGCTGATAGAACATTCGTTGTGTGCCAAAAATGGCTTGATATTCTGGATGCTGTTGAATATTTTCAGGCAAACCGCTGCAACAGATGTGTTTATTGAGGCAGACCACACGATGCGTACCTTGCATGACCCATTGCAAATCATGCGACACCATCAGGACGGCACAACCATAGCGTTCGGGTAAGCTGCGTACATATTCATACAGTTCAGCTTCAGACTGGATGTCCAGACCTTGCATCGGTTCATCCAAGACTAAGATATCAGGCTGCCGCAGTAAGGCTCGAGCCAGTAAAACGCGTTGCCGTTCACCGCCTGATAGCTGCTGTACTTTGGATGCTTGTAATTTTTGGATGCCGGTGTCGCGGACAATCTCTGCACGTAAATCAGCGCTGCAGATTTCAAGATCAAGTAAATCTTGTACCCGTAAAGGCAGGCTGGCAGACGGATTAAACTTCTGCGGCACATAAGCCAGTTTTAATTTTTTTGAAAAGCGCACCTTGCCTTTATTGGGTGACATGATGCCAAGGAGTACTTTGATTAAGGTTGATTTGCCTGCGCCATTGGGACCAATCAGCGTCACAATCTCTTTTGACTGCAAAGCAAAATCGACATTTCTCAAAATATCCCGTTCGTCACGTCGAACCGAGACTTTCTCCAACTGTATAAGCGGAGTGTTTACTGGCGTATGCTGCACTGATGACATTTTCCAGAAATTTCAATAATGCTGTGTTGCGCTAAAAACTGGTCTGAGGCGGCAAGTTGGTCGAGTTGTTGAATCAAGCCTTGCGCAGAAGCCTCTTTGACAGAATGGCATTCGGTACAAATCAGGAAAGCAGCTTGGTGTCCTTCACGTGGATGGCAACAAGGTATATAGGCATTGATTGAGGTCAGTCTGTGAATGAGGCCTTTTTCTAATAAAAAGTCTAAACTGCGATACACTGTCGGTGGGGCAGCAGGGCGGTCTGCTTGGCCTTTAATTTTTGCCAATAAGTCATAAGCACCCATTGGGCCAGAGGCATTCAAAATGAGTTCAAGCACTTCTTTACGCAAAGGGGTCAGGCGAGCGCCAGTCGCAGTGCATAACAATTCTGCTTCAGCAAGTCGCGCTTTAATATCGTGATGACCATGAACACCATGTAATGCATTGTCATGTTCATGTGAACAAGAACTCATAGATTGACCTCATTGTTTTTGTAGAACCTATTGATCTGTTACAGCGCCATAAAGGCTGATGACCTTACAATAGA
This genomic stretch from Acinetobacter sp. C32I harbors:
- the argS gene encoding arginine--tRNA ligase; the protein is MNTAIQAALDHAVQTLQQQGVLPSDWTNTSHLTRTKDRSHGDFASNIAMIGSKAAGMKPRDLAEKILAALPEVADITKAEIAGPGFINFFLNADQRYAVLDQIQAQKNDYGRSQANAAKKIQVEFVSANPTSSLHVGHGRGAAYGMTVANLLEATGATVDREYYVNDAGRQMDILATSTYLRYLELTGQTLVFPKNAYQGDYVKEIAQEIIDKDGNAHVRTVADIYKDVPEDVQYAEELDAEGNKVVLSGDKEKHIDGLIANSQQHLGADYRVFHQAALHAILDDIKDDLADFGVTFDKWFSEDSLTDKIDEALETLDQRGYLYEKDGNIWFKSTEFGDEKDRVVKRRNGQTTYFASDIAYHLNKLQRGYTDLIDIWGSDHHGYISRVKAAIDAMGYDSKKLTVLLVQFVSLWRGGEMVQMSSRSGQFVTLRDLRKEVGNDAARFYYVMRKSEQHIDFDLDLAVSQSKDNAVYYIQYAHARICRMLEKAASTGISFDAVAAREQANRLELDAETEILSKLAAYPDILVRAANAYEPHQIGNYLKELAALFHAWYNEHKVLGDDVALTQARLLLSINVQQVLRNGLELLGVSAPETM
- a CDS encoding Dyp-type peroxidase, with the translated sequence MTAQSVILPLPSDHARFIVLRLKDLSIAELKQQIEALLSTRDRLITQHPNDQIKTAIAFGPELWAKLYAQTPEGFKQLDPQQGAFQMPVVPADVFIHIASARADICFAMSQAFFSGIQDKVEVLEERACFRFFDGRDMTGFIDGTENPQFPDDRAEAALLPEEAEAFADGSFIFAQRYIHDLAKWQQLKVDAQEHVFGRTKLESIELDDDIKPQNSHVARTVVEDDEGEEMEILRHSLPYGDGKGEQGLFFVAYTNNLSIIDEMLKRMFGTTGDGIHDRLLHFTTAIDGAYYFAPSDELLEQILED
- a CDS encoding LysE family transporter gives rise to the protein MSVQVWFAFMLACWVISVSPGAGAIASMSSGLNYGFRHGYWNAIGLQVALIIQILIVAAGVGVLFATTPWAFQVVKWFGVIYLLYLAYTQWKAPIQSIEIQHEQNDKSALALVFKGFVVNMSNPKAIVFLLAVLPQFLDLNRPQWLQYLIMAVTMVTIDLIVMAGYTGLASKVLRLLRSPTQQKYLNRGFAVMFSCAALLLSAIQQSS
- the znuB gene encoding zinc ABC transporter permease subunit ZnuB; the encoded protein is MMEWLQLLLPAWIMGSLLVFLTAPLGCLMLWRRMSFFADTMAHGTLLGVAVAGILNLPFWLGVACLALLLVALLWVLHDSRLPNDALLALSSATLLCSGLLLIQQVPSLRPELLSYLFGDLLSIEWSDLPMFAVVIIAALIVLYRSWSAQIQIAIDPDIAMSEGVSANWQRLIFMLLLALFTVLALRAVGSLLMGALLVIPALSARLLAHSPKQMVVWAFILAQLGVTVGLWSSAALNISTGLSIVLCMALCFAAIFIVQKLKSQSQSA
- the znuC gene encoding zinc ABC transporter ATP-binding protein ZnuC, translating into MSSVQHTPVNTPLIQLEKVSVRRDERDILRNVDFALQSKEIVTLIGPNGAGKSTLIKVLLGIMSPNKGKVRFSKKLKLAYVPQKFNPSASLPLRVQDLLDLEICSADLRAEIVRDTGIQKLQASKVQQLSGGERQRVLLARALLRQPDILVLDEPMQGLDIQSEAELYEYVRSLPERYGCAVLMVSHDLQWVMQGTHRVVCLNKHICCSGLPENIQQHPEYQAIFGTQRMFYQHHHNHCGHSDHAEPCSHDPRPHIHPEPKV
- a CDS encoding transcriptional repressor → MSSCSHEHDNALHGVHGHHDIKARLAEAELLCTATGARLTPLRKEVLELILNASGPMGAYDLLAKIKGQADRPAAPPTVYRSLDFLLEKGLIHRLTSINAYIPCCHPREGHQAAFLICTECHSVKEASAQGLIQQLDQLAASDQFLAQHSIIEISGKCHQCSIRQ